A single Dunckerocampus dactyliophorus isolate RoL2022-P2 chromosome 2, RoL_Ddac_1.1, whole genome shotgun sequence DNA region contains:
- the LOC129177554 gene encoding SH3 and cysteine-rich domain-containing protein 2-like isoform X3 yields the protein MTEISEKESEPQHRDLQRPQATVPSQPESKLQRLKRSLSFKSVMRSKSVDNFFQRSNGEARPPCTLIIPPAPPPLPPPCSESPLAYERSPSLSPSASPNPSLTESSHSPSISPSLSLSSKTLPKSPCQPTAPPKTHCFQEHVFRRPTSCERCKHIIQVCMHAGNSKQGLRCKACKLATHLWCSSELSQQPCIGKTGAFKRNFSSPLLTTDSLGVVREAPDVQEADNVNVDPIYEALRYGTSLAQMSRSSFGSISESPCDEAEKLPDKLGSQPITEEEPIPGMLTPPESEKADSEERVSLKTPKRVEIHSIHTYVALYKFLPQEKNDLELQPGNRVKVTDDSNEDWWKGKSRNKVGYFPANFVQRVRPGESVWKVMSGFHGNRDKGQMTVKEAQTWDL from the exons CTGCAGCGACTAAAGCGCTCCTTGTCCTTCAAATCAGTCATGCGCAGCAAGAGCGTGGACAACTTTTTCCAGCGTAGCAACGGTGAAGCACGGCCACCTTGCACGCTCATTATCCCCCCAGCTCCACCGCCGTTGCCTCCCCCGTGTTCAGAATCGCCCTTGGCCTACGAGCGATCGCCCTCCCTCTCACCGTCAGCCAGCCCCAACCCCTCTCTTACTGAGTCGTCCCACTCTCCGTCCATCAGTCCCTCGTTGTCTCTCAGCTCCAAGACTCTACCCAAGTCTCCTTGTCAGCCCACAGCACCACCCAAGACTCATTGTTTCCAGGAGCACGTCTTCCGCAGGCCGACCAGCTGTGAGCGATGCAAACATATAATCCAAG TCTGTATGCACGCAGGCAACTCCAAGCAAGGACTGCGTTGTAAAGCCTGCAAGCTGGCCACTCACCTCTGGTGTTCTTCTGAGCTCTCCCAGCAGCCCTGCATTGGCAAG ACGGGAGCCTTTAAAAGGAACTTCAGCTCACCTCTACTAACCACTGACTCACTGGGCGTGGTCAGGGAGGCTCCTGATGTGCAGG AGGCCGACAACGTCAATGTGGACCCCATCTATGAAGCGCTGCGCTATGGGACGTCGCTAGCTCAGATGAGCCGTTCCAGCTTCGGAAGCATCTCGGAGTCGCCCTGTGACGAG GCGGAAAAGCTGCCAGACAAACTAGGGAGTCAGCCCATCACTGAAGAGGAGCCCATTCCAGGAA TGCTCACCCCTCCTGAAAGCGAGAAGGCTGACTCAGAAGAGCGGGTCAGCCTGAAG ACTCCGAAGCGTGTTGAGATCCACTCCATCCACACCTATGTGGCGCTCTACAAGTTCCTGCCTCAGGAGAAGAATGACTTGGAGCTACA GCCTGGCAATAGAGTCAAAGTCACAGACGACTCCAATGAGGACTGGTGGAAG GGGAAAAGCCGAAACAAAGTGGGATATTTCCCAGCCAACTTTGTGCAGCGGGTGCGCCCTGGTGAAAGTGTGTGGAAGGTCATGTCAGGTTTCCACGGCAACCGAGACAAAGGCCAGATGACGGTGAAAGAGGCCCAG
- the LOC129177554 gene encoding SH3 and cysteine-rich domain-containing protein 2-like isoform X1, translating to MTEISEKESEPQHRDLQRPQATVPSQPESKLQRLKRSLSFKSVMRSKSVDNFFQRSNGEARPPCTLIIPPAPPPLPPPCSESPLAYERSPSLSPSASPNPSLTESSHSPSISPSLSLSSKTLPKSPCQPTAPPKTHCFQEHVFRRPTSCERCKHIIQVCMHAGNSKQGLRCKACKLATHLWCSSELSQQPCIGKTGAFKRNFSSPLLTTDSLGVVREAPDVQEADNVNVDPIYEALRYGTSLAQMSRSSFGSISESPCDEAEKLPDKLGSQPITEEEPIPGMLTPPESEKADSEERVSLKTPKRVEIHSIHTYVALYKFLPQEKNDLELQPGNRVKVTDDSNEDWWKGKSRNKVGYFPANFVQRVRPGESVWKVMSGFHGNRDKGQMTVKEAQICVGKNEDTDGFLRLSSGKKRGLVPANILLEI from the exons CTGCAGCGACTAAAGCGCTCCTTGTCCTTCAAATCAGTCATGCGCAGCAAGAGCGTGGACAACTTTTTCCAGCGTAGCAACGGTGAAGCACGGCCACCTTGCACGCTCATTATCCCCCCAGCTCCACCGCCGTTGCCTCCCCCGTGTTCAGAATCGCCCTTGGCCTACGAGCGATCGCCCTCCCTCTCACCGTCAGCCAGCCCCAACCCCTCTCTTACTGAGTCGTCCCACTCTCCGTCCATCAGTCCCTCGTTGTCTCTCAGCTCCAAGACTCTACCCAAGTCTCCTTGTCAGCCCACAGCACCACCCAAGACTCATTGTTTCCAGGAGCACGTCTTCCGCAGGCCGACCAGCTGTGAGCGATGCAAACATATAATCCAAG TCTGTATGCACGCAGGCAACTCCAAGCAAGGACTGCGTTGTAAAGCCTGCAAGCTGGCCACTCACCTCTGGTGTTCTTCTGAGCTCTCCCAGCAGCCCTGCATTGGCAAG ACGGGAGCCTTTAAAAGGAACTTCAGCTCACCTCTACTAACCACTGACTCACTGGGCGTGGTCAGGGAGGCTCCTGATGTGCAGG AGGCCGACAACGTCAATGTGGACCCCATCTATGAAGCGCTGCGCTATGGGACGTCGCTAGCTCAGATGAGCCGTTCCAGCTTCGGAAGCATCTCGGAGTCGCCCTGTGACGAG GCGGAAAAGCTGCCAGACAAACTAGGGAGTCAGCCCATCACTGAAGAGGAGCCCATTCCAGGAA TGCTCACCCCTCCTGAAAGCGAGAAGGCTGACTCAGAAGAGCGGGTCAGCCTGAAG ACTCCGAAGCGTGTTGAGATCCACTCCATCCACACCTATGTGGCGCTCTACAAGTTCCTGCCTCAGGAGAAGAATGACTTGGAGCTACA GCCTGGCAATAGAGTCAAAGTCACAGACGACTCCAATGAGGACTGGTGGAAG GGGAAAAGCCGAAACAAAGTGGGATATTTCCCAGCCAACTTTGTGCAGCGGGTGCGCCCTGGTGAAAGTGTGTGGAAGGTCATGTCAGGTTTCCACGGCAACCGAGACAAAGGCCAGATGACGGTGAAAGAGGCCCAG ATCTGTGTAGGAAAAAACGAGGATACAGACGGCTTCCTGCGTTTGAGCAGCGGGAAGAAGCGAGGCTTGGTCCCTGCGAACATTCTGCTTGAAATATGA
- the LOC129177554 gene encoding SH3 and cysteine-rich domain-containing protein 2-like isoform X2 has translation MTEISEKESEPQHRDLQRPQATVPSQPESKLQRLKRSLSFKSVMRSKSVDNFFQRSNGEARPPCTLIIPPAPPPLPPPCSESPLAYERSPSLSPSASPNPSLTESSHSPSISPSLSLSSKTLPKSPCQPTAPPKTHCFQEHVFRRPTSCERCKHIIQGNSKQGLRCKACKLATHLWCSSELSQQPCIGKTGAFKRNFSSPLLTTDSLGVVREAPDVQEADNVNVDPIYEALRYGTSLAQMSRSSFGSISESPCDEAEKLPDKLGSQPITEEEPIPGMLTPPESEKADSEERVSLKTPKRVEIHSIHTYVALYKFLPQEKNDLELQPGNRVKVTDDSNEDWWKGKSRNKVGYFPANFVQRVRPGESVWKVMSGFHGNRDKGQMTVKEAQICVGKNEDTDGFLRLSSGKKRGLVPANILLEI, from the exons CTGCAGCGACTAAAGCGCTCCTTGTCCTTCAAATCAGTCATGCGCAGCAAGAGCGTGGACAACTTTTTCCAGCGTAGCAACGGTGAAGCACGGCCACCTTGCACGCTCATTATCCCCCCAGCTCCACCGCCGTTGCCTCCCCCGTGTTCAGAATCGCCCTTGGCCTACGAGCGATCGCCCTCCCTCTCACCGTCAGCCAGCCCCAACCCCTCTCTTACTGAGTCGTCCCACTCTCCGTCCATCAGTCCCTCGTTGTCTCTCAGCTCCAAGACTCTACCCAAGTCTCCTTGTCAGCCCACAGCACCACCCAAGACTCATTGTTTCCAGGAGCACGTCTTCCGCAGGCCGACCAGCTGTGAGCGATGCAAACATATAATCCAAG GCAACTCCAAGCAAGGACTGCGTTGTAAAGCCTGCAAGCTGGCCACTCACCTCTGGTGTTCTTCTGAGCTCTCCCAGCAGCCCTGCATTGGCAAG ACGGGAGCCTTTAAAAGGAACTTCAGCTCACCTCTACTAACCACTGACTCACTGGGCGTGGTCAGGGAGGCTCCTGATGTGCAGG AGGCCGACAACGTCAATGTGGACCCCATCTATGAAGCGCTGCGCTATGGGACGTCGCTAGCTCAGATGAGCCGTTCCAGCTTCGGAAGCATCTCGGAGTCGCCCTGTGACGAG GCGGAAAAGCTGCCAGACAAACTAGGGAGTCAGCCCATCACTGAAGAGGAGCCCATTCCAGGAA TGCTCACCCCTCCTGAAAGCGAGAAGGCTGACTCAGAAGAGCGGGTCAGCCTGAAG ACTCCGAAGCGTGTTGAGATCCACTCCATCCACACCTATGTGGCGCTCTACAAGTTCCTGCCTCAGGAGAAGAATGACTTGGAGCTACA GCCTGGCAATAGAGTCAAAGTCACAGACGACTCCAATGAGGACTGGTGGAAG GGGAAAAGCCGAAACAAAGTGGGATATTTCCCAGCCAACTTTGTGCAGCGGGTGCGCCCTGGTGAAAGTGTGTGGAAGGTCATGTCAGGTTTCCACGGCAACCGAGACAAAGGCCAGATGACGGTGAAAGAGGCCCAG ATCTGTGTAGGAAAAAACGAGGATACAGACGGCTTCCTGCGTTTGAGCAGCGGGAAGAAGCGAGGCTTGGTCCCTGCGAACATTCTGCTTGAAATATGA